Proteins from a single region of Phycisphaeraceae bacterium D3-23:
- a CDS encoding NAD(P)(+) transhydrogenase (Re/Si-specific) subunit beta: protein MAMGLAYLIAAVLFILSLRGLGSQATARKGNALGMLGMAIALVAVFTSSQMTWGALPWVLAVSALAAVIGAWMAGRVAMTSMPEMVALLHSFVGLAAVLVGWAGFLDPHTAHDPIHATETFLAVWIGAITFTGSLVAFAKLRGSLSGKALILPARHALNGAMVAVSTVCLIVVAGPGSEGPWAGPCLLLATLLACVLGAHLVLAIGGADMPVVVSLLNSYSGWTAAAAGFMLGNDLLIITGALVGSSGAILSYIMCKAMNRSIWNVVFGQFGAAPTATSANNGEVQGTMTEVSAEQTADALTTAKQVVIVPGYGMAVARAQHAVNDLTKRLRDRGVDVRFAIHPVAGRLPGHMNVLLAEASVPYDIVFEMDEVNDDFPEVDVVLVIGANDIVNPSALTDPGSPIAGMPVLEVWKSKQVVVLKRGRGAGYAGIENPLFFEDGTDMLFGDALESMTKLVSLTQA, encoded by the coding sequence ATGGCAATGGGCCTGGCCTACCTGATCGCGGCGGTGCTGTTCATCCTGTCGCTGCGCGGGCTGGGCAGCCAGGCCACCGCGCGCAAGGGCAACGCGCTGGGGATGCTCGGGATGGCGATCGCGCTGGTCGCGGTGTTTACGTCGAGCCAGATGACCTGGGGGGCACTGCCCTGGGTGCTCGCGGTGTCGGCCCTCGCCGCGGTGATCGGCGCGTGGATGGCGGGTCGGGTCGCCATGACGAGCATGCCCGAGATGGTCGCGCTGCTGCACAGTTTCGTGGGCCTCGCGGCGGTGCTCGTGGGCTGGGCGGGCTTCCTCGACCCCCACACCGCGCACGACCCGATCCACGCGACCGAGACGTTCTTAGCCGTGTGGATCGGCGCGATCACGTTCACCGGCTCACTCGTCGCGTTCGCGAAGCTGCGCGGCTCGCTCAGCGGCAAGGCGTTGATCCTGCCCGCAAGACACGCGCTCAACGGTGCGATGGTGGCGGTCAGCACCGTATGCCTGATCGTCGTCGCCGGGCCCGGCAGCGAGGGGCCGTGGGCCGGGCCATGCCTTTTGCTGGCGACGCTGCTGGCGTGTGTGCTCGGGGCGCACCTCGTGCTCGCGATCGGCGGGGCCGACATGCCCGTCGTCGTGTCGCTCTTGAACAGCTACTCGGGCTGGACCGCCGCGGCCGCGGGGTTCATGCTCGGCAACGACCTGCTCATCATCACCGGCGCGCTGGTCGGCTCGAGCGGCGCGATCCTCAGCTACATCATGTGCAAGGCCATGAACCGCTCGATCTGGAACGTCGTCTTCGGCCAGTTCGGCGCGGCCCCCACCGCCACCTCCGCTAACAACGGCGAAGTCCAGGGCACCATGACCGAGGTCTCCGCCGAGCAGACCGCCGACGCGCTGACGACCGCGAAGCAGGTCGTCATCGTCCCGGGCTACGGCATGGCCGTCGCGCGGGCCCAGCACGCGGTGAACGACCTGACCAAACGCCTGCGCGACCGCGGCGTCGATGTGCGGTTCGCGATCCACCCCGTCGCGGGCCGGCTGCCCGGGCACATGAACGTGCTGCTGGCCGAGGCCTCGGTGCCCTACGACATCGTCTTCGAGATGGACGAGGTCAACGACGACTTCCCCGAAGTCGATGTCGTGCTGGTGATCGGCGCGAACGATATTGTGAACCCCAGCGCGCTGACCGACCCCGGCTCGCCGATCGCGGGTATGCCGGTGCTGGAGGTGTGGAAGTCCAAGCAGGTCGTCGTGCTCAAGCGCGGCCGGGGCGCGGGCTACGCGGGGATCGAGAACCCGCTGTTCTTCGAGGACGGCACGGACATGCTGTTCGGCGACGCGCTGGAGAGCATGACCAAGCTCGTCTCACTGACGCAGGCGTAG
- a CDS encoding Re/Si-specific NAD(P)(+) transhydrogenase subunit alpha has protein sequence MRIGVPKEIEPLEKRVAATPQSVKRLVEFGHAVYIQSGAGAGCGFSDADYETAGASIENDPAKLWQDAELVLKIREPMLRPDGGHEADWLSQGAALLCYLQPATNDELLAKLATKNVTAMAVDAVPRITRAQSMDVLSATANLVGYRSLIEAAHAYGSFFSGQMTAAGKLPPAKVLVVGAGVAGLAAIGAAKNLGAVVRGFDTRAATREQVESMGGEFLTVELEESGDGQGGYAKEMSQAFLDAEYALFREQAREVDLVITTALIPGKPAPKLWLTDMVEKMKPGSVVVDLAAERGGNCELTEPGTMAQHHGVKILGYTDWPSRMPKVASTLYANACMNYLKLLGIEDADTPITYPMDDEIVRAMTVTHAGEIIWPPPAPKAPPPRPASAPPEVSAKPADATDAQTQPAKKSAFVPALAALALAVFWLWLRWGAGDGGGGGASAHASIAFTQHLTVFIMACFVGWQVIWNVTPALHTPLMAVTNAISGIIILGGLVYSGQGFASGHGFAWASALGLLAVFFAMINISGGFLVTQRMLKMFRKQT, from the coding sequence ATGCGTATCGGCGTCCCGAAAGAGATCGAACCGCTGGAAAAACGCGTGGCCGCGACGCCGCAGAGCGTCAAGCGGCTGGTGGAGTTCGGGCACGCGGTATACATCCAGTCGGGCGCGGGGGCTGGCTGTGGGTTCAGTGATGCCGATTATGAAACGGCGGGCGCATCGATCGAAAACGATCCGGCCAAGCTCTGGCAAGACGCCGAGCTGGTGCTCAAGATCCGCGAGCCGATGCTCCGGCCCGACGGCGGCCACGAAGCCGACTGGCTGTCGCAAGGCGCGGCGCTGTTGTGCTACCTCCAGCCCGCGACGAACGACGAACTGCTCGCGAAACTCGCGACGAAGAACGTCACGGCGATGGCGGTCGACGCCGTGCCCCGCATCACCCGCGCCCAGAGCATGGACGTCCTGAGCGCGACCGCGAACCTCGTGGGCTATCGTTCATTGATCGAGGCGGCGCACGCCTACGGCAGCTTCTTCTCCGGGCAGATGACGGCCGCGGGCAAGCTGCCGCCGGCGAAGGTGCTCGTCGTCGGCGCGGGCGTTGCGGGGCTCGCCGCGATCGGCGCGGCCAAGAACCTCGGCGCGGTCGTGCGCGGCTTCGACACCCGCGCCGCGACACGCGAGCAGGTCGAGTCCATGGGCGGCGAGTTCCTCACCGTCGAGCTCGAAGAGTCCGGCGACGGCCAGGGCGGCTACGCCAAAGAGATGAGCCAGGCCTTCCTCGACGCCGAGTACGCGCTGTTCCGCGAGCAGGCCCGGGAAGTCGACCTGGTGATCACGACCGCGTTGATCCCCGGCAAGCCCGCGCCAAAACTCTGGCTCACCGATATGGTCGAGAAGATGAAGCCCGGGTCGGTCGTCGTCGACCTCGCCGCCGAGCGCGGGGGCAACTGCGAGCTCACCGAGCCGGGCACGATGGCCCAGCACCACGGCGTGAAGATCCTCGGCTACACCGACTGGCCCAGCCGGATGCCCAAGGTCGCGAGCACGCTGTACGCCAATGCGTGCATGAACTACCTCAAGCTGCTGGGCATCGAAGACGCCGACACGCCGATCACGTACCCGATGGACGACGAGATCGTCCGCGCGATGACGGTGACACACGCCGGCGAAATCATCTGGCCCCCGCCCGCGCCCAAGGCCCCCCCACCACGGCCCGCGTCGGCGCCCCCGGAAGTATCGGCCAAGCCGGCCGACGCGACCGACGCGCAGACGCAGCCGGCCAAGAAGTCGGCGTTCGTGCCCGCACTCGCCGCCCTGGCGCTCGCCGTGTTCTGGCTCTGGCTGCGCTGGGGCGCGGGGGACGGCGGCGGCGGTGGCGCATCAGCACACGCATCGATCGCGTTCACCCAGCACCTCACGGTCTTCATCATGGCCTGCTTCGTCGGCTGGCAGGTCATCTGGAACGTCACCCCCGCGCTGCACACCCCCCTCATGGCCGTGACCAACGCGATCAGCGGCATCATCATCCTCGGCGGGTTGGTCTACAGCGGGCAGGGCTTCGCGTCCGGCCATGGATTCGCCTGGGCGTCGGCGCTCGGGCTGCTCGCCGTGTTCTTCGCCATGATCAACATCTCGGGTGGCTTCCTCGTGACGCAGCGCATGCTCAAGATGTTCCGCAAGCAGACCTAG
- the fdhF gene encoding formate dehydrogenase subunit alpha — MSDCEITLNGKTIRFTPGETVLDVAGRVGVEIPTLCHDPRLDPAGACRSCLVEVSGSRRMVPACAYPAADGMEITTESTRIERHRRTLMALYMTDHPHDREASEVGSPDELIDMAFRYDAPMDWGQMEVTREARDIDRNPYIDFNPATCIACARCVRYCEEVEGVSAITLANRGSRTTIATADNASLMDTTCEMCGGCIDVCPTGAMNEKLPITRNLKPERELTKVRSTCNFCGVGCQVDLNIDREANDGHGLITKVTSPAPGTTTNDGNLCVKGRFAYDFVHHEDRLTTPLVRGDDGELHPATWKEALAKAAAGLKRVAEQHGKDALGFVSSSRCTMEENYLVQKLSRAVFGTNNVHQCAATUHAPTVAGLVNTFGAGAMTNSIGEIRDAEFLFVIGSNTSEAHPIIAMEMKRAVRNGATMVVADPRAIFMASIADKHLQLQPGTDVWLLNAMAHVIIEGGLVDETFIREQTEGFESVKQMVADYTPEEAEKVTGVPADDIRWTARKYATTEKAGIYYTLGITEHSHGSDNVYALSNLVLMTGHLGKPSTGLNPLRGQNNVQGANDAGATPVYLPGYQSVDDPAVHAKYEKSWGVTLDPNPGMNLNVMMKEAGKQIRGFFVMGEDIVLSEPNVLKLEEGLNNVDFIVIQEPFVNETTRFADVVFPSSVFAEKDGVFANSERRMQRVRKAVDPPGQAKPDWEILIDLANACGAGWDFAGPAEVFDEFVRDAPKFAGISHARLDATEHGPGLSGIQWPCPDKDHPGTTYLHKGGILRGKGLFHAVAYRPSEELPCGEYGLLLSTGRTLYHYNAATQTRRESGLHAKQGEAFVEIHPRDARKRGIAHNDRVELASRRGSVKLRAVISRQVRPGCIWMPLHFAEARANVLTNDAGDAITGTAEYKVCAAEVRKLDGETTPNEPVFPGAYFNALEVG, encoded by the coding sequence ATGAGCGACTGTGAGATTACGCTGAACGGCAAGACGATCCGCTTTACGCCCGGCGAGACCGTGCTGGATGTCGCGGGCCGTGTGGGCGTCGAGATCCCCACGCTCTGCCACGATCCCCGGCTGGACCCGGCGGGCGCTTGTAGGAGCTGCCTCGTCGAGGTGTCGGGCTCGCGCCGCATGGTGCCCGCGTGCGCGTACCCGGCCGCAGACGGCATGGAAATCACGACCGAGAGCACCCGCATCGAGCGCCACCGCCGGACGCTCATGGCCCTCTACATGACCGACCACCCCCACGACCGCGAAGCGTCCGAGGTCGGCTCGCCGGACGAGCTGATCGACATGGCCTTCCGCTACGACGCGCCGATGGACTGGGGGCAGATGGAAGTCACGCGCGAGGCGCGCGACATCGACCGAAACCCCTACATCGATTTCAACCCCGCGACCTGCATCGCCTGCGCCCGCTGCGTCCGCTACTGCGAAGAGGTCGAGGGCGTCAGCGCGATTACGCTGGCCAACCGCGGCTCGCGCACGACGATCGCCACGGCCGACAACGCCTCGCTCATGGATACGACCTGCGAGATGTGTGGCGGGTGCATCGACGTCTGCCCGACGGGCGCGATGAACGAGAAGCTGCCGATCACAAGGAACCTCAAGCCCGAACGCGAGCTGACCAAAGTCCGCTCGACCTGCAACTTCTGCGGCGTGGGCTGCCAGGTCGACCTCAACATCGATCGTGAAGCCAACGACGGCCACGGGCTAATCACGAAGGTCACCAGCCCCGCCCCGGGCACCACGACGAACGACGGCAACCTCTGCGTCAAAGGCCGTTTCGCCTACGACTTTGTCCACCACGAAGACCGCCTGACCACGCCCCTCGTGCGCGGCGACGACGGCGAGCTGCACCCCGCGACCTGGAAGGAAGCGCTCGCCAAGGCCGCCGCCGGCCTGAAGCGTGTCGCCGAGCAGCACGGCAAGGACGCGCTGGGCTTTGTCAGCTCGTCACGCTGCACGATGGAGGAGAACTACCTCGTACAGAAACTGTCTCGGGCGGTTTTCGGCACGAATAACGTGCACCAGTGTGCCGCGACGTGACACGCGCCTACCGTGGCCGGTCTGGTCAACACATTCGGTGCCGGGGCGATGACGAACTCGATCGGCGAGATCCGCGACGCCGAGTTCCTCTTCGTCATCGGCAGCAACACGAGCGAGGCGCACCCGATCATCGCGATGGAGATGAAGCGTGCGGTGCGCAACGGCGCGACGATGGTGGTCGCCGACCCCCGCGCGATCTTCATGGCCTCGATCGCGGATAAACACCTCCAGCTCCAGCCCGGCACGGATGTCTGGCTGCTCAACGCGATGGCGCACGTCATCATCGAGGGAGGCCTGGTCGATGAAACATTCATCCGCGAGCAGACCGAGGGCTTTGAATCGGTCAAGCAGATGGTCGCGGACTACACGCCGGAAGAAGCCGAGAAGGTGACGGGTGTCCCGGCGGACGACATCCGCTGGACCGCGCGGAAGTACGCGACCACCGAGAAGGCCGGCATCTACTACACGCTGGGCATCACCGAGCACTCGCACGGCAGCGATAATGTTTACGCGCTGTCGAACCTGGTGCTGATGACCGGCCACCTCGGCAAGCCATCGACCGGGCTCAACCCGCTGCGTGGGCAGAACAACGTGCAGGGCGCGAACGACGCCGGCGCGACTCCCGTCTACCTGCCCGGGTACCAGAGCGTCGACGACCCCGCCGTCCACGCGAAGTACGAGAAGTCCTGGGGCGTGACGCTCGACCCGAACCCCGGCATGAACCTCAACGTGATGATGAAGGAAGCGGGCAAGCAGATCCGCGGGTTCTTCGTCATGGGCGAGGACATCGTGCTGTCCGAGCCCAACGTCTTGAAGCTCGAAGAAGGGCTGAACAACGTCGACTTCATCGTGATCCAGGAGCCGTTCGTGAACGAGACGACGCGGTTCGCGGATGTGGTGTTCCCGTCGAGTGTGTTCGCGGAGAAGGACGGGGTGTTCGCGAACTCGGAACGGCGGATGCAGCGTGTGCGCAAGGCGGTCGATCCACCGGGCCAGGCGAAACCCGACTGGGAAATCCTCATCGACCTGGCCAACGCCTGCGGCGCGGGCTGGGACTTCGCGGGCCCGGCCGAGGTGTTCGACGAGTTTGTGCGCGATGCGCCGAAGTTCGCGGGCATCAGCCACGCCCGGCTCGACGCGACCGAGCACGGCCCGGGGCTGTCGGGCATCCAGTGGCCCTGCCCCGACAAGGACCACCCCGGCACGACCTACCTCCACAAGGGCGGCATCCTCCGAGGAAAGGGCCTGTTCCATGCGGTCGCGTATCGCCCGTCGGAAGAGTTACCGTGCGGAGAGTACGGGCTATTGCTTTCGACCGGCCGAACGCTGTACCACTACAACGCCGCGACGCAGACGCGCCGCGAGTCCGGGCTGCACGCCAAGCAGGGCGAGGCGTTTGTCGAGATCCACCCGCGCGATGCGCGCAAGCGCGGGATCGCGCACAACGACAGGGTCGAGCTCGCGTCCCGGCGCGGGAGCGTGAAGCTGCGCGCCGTCATCTCTCGGCAGGTTAGGCCCGGCTGCATCTGGATGCCGCTGCACTTCGCCGAGGCCCGCGCCAACGTCCTGACCAACGACGCCGGCGACGCCATCACAGGCACGGCCGAGTACAAGGTCTGCGCCGCGGAGGTCCGCAAACTCGACGGCGAAACGACGCCCAACGAGCCGGTGTTCCCGGGCGCGTACTTCAATGCACTTGAGGTGGGCTGA